The genomic segment GCCATAGCACCGGTCACGGGATCGGGCTCGAGATTCACGAGGAGCCGCGGCTCAGCTATTCGGCGCCGGATACGATTTTACTCCCGGGTCATGTCGTCACGGTCGAACCGGGTATTTACGTACCGGGCTTCGGCGGCGTACGGATCGAAGACGACGTCGTTCTGACGGATGACGGGATTAAAATACTTACGCGTTCCCCGAAGGAACTGATCGTTCTGGAATAGGGAGCCACGTTCCTACAGGAGGGAATTTAGCAGTGATTTCCGTTAACGATTTTAAGACAGGCCTTACCATTGAAGTGGACAACGATCTGTGCACCGTTATCGACTTCCAGCACGTCAAGCCGGGCAAGGGAGCAGCGTTCGTTCGCTCCAAGCTCAAGAACCTGCGCAACGGCAACGTGATCGAGAAAACGTTCCGCGCCGGCGAGAACGTCGTCCGCGCCCATATCGAAAACCGCGCCGTACAGTATCTGTACAACTCCGGCAGCGAGTATACGTTCATGGACAACGAGACTTACGACCAGTTCAACCTTGACAAGAAGCAGCTCGAGTGGGAAGTCAATTTCCTGAAGGAAAACATGACGGTCAACATTACCAGCTACCAGGGCGAGATTCTCGGCATCAACCTGCCGAACAACGTCGACCTTAAGGTCGTCGAGACCGAGCCTGGCATCAAGGGTAATACGGCGACCGGCGCAACCAAGAACGCGAAGCTTGAGACGGGCCTTAACGTTCAAGTGCCGCTCTTTATTAACGAAGGCGACGTGCTGCTCATCAACACCACCGAAGGCAAGTACATCTCCCGCGCTTAAGCTTCGACAAAAATCCTCCTCGTCCTTATTAAGGACTGGAGGATTTTTTTTTCGTTTCTGGGCCGTCGGCCTTATGCTATAATATATTGCTGTATGCACAGTGTAGATGAGGAGTGGAACCGCTTTGTCCTTATTCGTGATGAAATTCGGCGGCAGTTCGGTCGGGACCACGGAGCGGATGCAGCGCGTGGCCCGGCGGATTATCGACAAAAAGCTGCAGGGCCATCGCGTCGTCGTCGTTGTGTCCGCCATGGGCGATACGACCGACGATCTGATCGACAAGTCCAAGGAATTAACCGACAATCCCCCGGCACGGGAGATGGATATGCTGCTCACGACCGGCGAGCAGATCTCGGTCGCGCTGCTCGCGATGACTATTCATAAGCTCGGCCATGAAGCCAGATCGTTTACAGGCTGGCAAGCCGGCATCGTAACTGAATCGGTGCACGGAAAAGCAAGGATATCCGAGATTACGCCGACTCGTCTGCATGCTGCGCTGGACGCAGGCGCGATCGCGATCGTCGCGGGCTTCCAGGGCATGACGGAAGACGGAGAGATCACGACGCTCGGTCGCGGCGGCTCCGATACGACGGCTGTGGCGCTTGCGGCAGCGATCCGAGCCGACGTGTGCGAGATTTATACCGACGTGGACGGCATCTATTCTACCGA from the Cohnella hashimotonis genome contains:
- the efp gene encoding elongation factor P — encoded protein: MISVNDFKTGLTIEVDNDLCTVIDFQHVKPGKGAAFVRSKLKNLRNGNVIEKTFRAGENVVRAHIENRAVQYLYNSGSEYTFMDNETYDQFNLDKKQLEWEVNFLKENMTVNITSYQGEILGINLPNNVDLKVVETEPGIKGNTATGATKNAKLETGLNVQVPLFINEGDVLLINTTEGKYISRA